One window of Posidoniimonas polymericola genomic DNA carries:
- a CDS encoding peptide-N-glycosidase F-related protein, with protein sequence MDRQFWGRLRAVRAASRPGRGSWIVVGALLLGLCPGSVRAQSVGIFSNSRIGFGNGQNREIQQTVTFPEFGANDKLTFNWDILGDQDPWDRAGSIHLNLPGGKQVQLGKFVTGFNGTTSHSQDISDLSALLSGRTLTVEAHIDTWVADAWRLNASVQVDQDAQAEPNPDWATVAIPRDAGLGWNESGDVSRTYNLAAPSKIENAKLTYFASGHHHTQTSASDEFNQRRHHLYVDGEEVWTGIPWRTDGYRFRSVNPTSGRWDGNGNGDGDTDDRYPIDTWSSDFPRSGWVPGDEVTPYEIDISQWVAGGGRHQLRLMIEDVDINSFWRVSAWVSGSYYPTPELPGDFNEDGVVDAADYTVWRDEVTYPTGSTMADATADGVVDQWDYLAWRAAYGERLNGTSAAAVPEPGSCGLLTLVGLLAAVRRLRD encoded by the coding sequence GTGGATAGGCAATTTTGGGGCCGCCTGCGGGCGGTCCGTGCCGCGAGCCGGCCAGGCCGCGGCTCTTGGATCGTGGTCGGGGCTCTGCTCCTTGGTCTTTGCCCCGGCAGCGTTCGTGCGCAGTCGGTCGGCATCTTCTCGAACAGCCGGATTGGATTCGGCAATGGCCAGAACCGCGAGATCCAGCAGACCGTGACGTTCCCGGAGTTCGGCGCGAACGACAAGCTCACCTTCAATTGGGACATCCTCGGCGACCAGGACCCGTGGGACCGGGCGGGCAGCATCCACCTGAACCTGCCGGGCGGCAAGCAGGTGCAGCTCGGCAAGTTCGTGACCGGCTTCAACGGCACGACCTCGCACAGCCAAGACATCTCGGACCTCTCGGCGCTGCTCAGCGGTCGCACGCTGACCGTCGAGGCGCACATCGACACCTGGGTCGCCGACGCGTGGCGGCTGAACGCCTCGGTCCAGGTCGATCAGGACGCCCAGGCCGAGCCGAACCCCGACTGGGCCACGGTCGCGATCCCGCGGGACGCGGGCCTCGGCTGGAACGAGTCGGGCGACGTCTCGCGGACTTACAACCTGGCGGCGCCGAGCAAGATCGAGAACGCCAAGCTGACGTACTTCGCCTCCGGGCACCACCACACCCAGACCAGCGCGAGCGACGAGTTCAATCAGCGGCGCCACCACCTGTATGTCGACGGCGAGGAGGTCTGGACCGGCATCCCCTGGCGGACCGACGGCTACCGCTTCCGCAGCGTCAACCCAACCTCGGGTCGCTGGGACGGCAACGGCAACGGCGACGGCGACACCGACGACCGCTACCCGATCGACACCTGGTCGTCGGACTTCCCCCGCTCCGGCTGGGTGCCCGGCGACGAGGTGACGCCGTACGAAATCGACATCTCGCAATGGGTCGCTGGCGGGGGCCGCCACCAGCTGAGGCTGATGATCGAGGACGTCGACATCAATAGCTTCTGGCGGGTGTCGGCGTGGGTGTCGGGTTCCTACTACCCGACGCCGGAGTTGCCCGGCGACTTCAATGAGGACGGCGTGGTCGACGCCGCCGACTACACCGTCTGGCGCGACGAGGTCACGTACCCGACCGGCTCGACAATGGCCGACGCCACCGCCGATGGAGTCGTTGACCAGTGGGACTACCTCGCCTGGCGGGCGGCCTACGGCGAGAGGCTCAACGGGACCTCGGCTGCCGCGGTCCCCGAGCCAGGAAGCTGCGGCCTGTTGACGCTGGTTGGCTTGCTTGCTGCGGTGCGTCGACTGCGAGACTAG
- a CDS encoding DUF3891 family protein, with amino-acid sequence MIRRSLPLQAKGSDEQPESWLMISQVEHARISWQLASAWRGLLPGAPQPVRDEVLAAILHHDEGWNQWAPDPHVDPKLGRPYGFTEMPPADAQQIWTHSIDACRSIGPLAGWMVASHFIVLQDKQDHDYSEWAPWLAVQHPRCDAWLAEWLAADRSHTERLANDCLVLLQAFDWLSLWLCCRAPYTDAEPHESLELGRAGGPISPVCFRTDSHRSSADEPRRVVVEPWPFWGETLLLEAATLLAPARKYASYQEVREASRAVPNGWLLCPE; translated from the coding sequence GTGATCCGCCGCAGCCTGCCGCTACAAGCCAAAGGGTCGGACGAGCAGCCCGAGTCGTGGCTGATGATCTCGCAGGTCGAGCACGCCCGGATCAGCTGGCAGCTGGCGTCCGCGTGGCGGGGCCTGCTGCCGGGCGCGCCGCAGCCGGTCCGCGACGAGGTGCTGGCGGCGATCCTCCACCACGACGAGGGCTGGAACCAGTGGGCGCCCGACCCGCACGTCGACCCGAAGTTGGGACGGCCCTACGGCTTCACCGAGATGCCGCCGGCCGACGCGCAGCAGATCTGGACCCACTCGATCGACGCCTGTCGCTCCATCGGCCCGCTGGCCGGCTGGATGGTCGCGAGCCACTTCATCGTGCTGCAGGACAAGCAGGACCACGACTACAGCGAGTGGGCGCCGTGGCTCGCGGTGCAGCACCCGCGGTGCGACGCGTGGCTCGCCGAGTGGCTCGCCGCCGATCGGTCGCACACCGAGCGGCTCGCCAACGACTGCCTGGTGCTGCTGCAGGCGTTCGACTGGTTGAGCCTGTGGCTCTGCTGCCGGGCCCCGTACACCGACGCCGAGCCGCACGAGTCGCTAGAACTGGGGCGGGCAGGGGGCCCGATTTCCCCGGTCTGCTTCCGCACAGACTCGCACCGGTCGTCCGCCGACGAGCCGCGGCGGGTCGTGGTCGAGCCGTGGCCGTTCTGGGGCGAAACCTTGCTGCTTGAGGCCGCAACGCTGCTGGCCCCCGCCCGCAAGTACGCCTCGTACCAGGAGGTCCGCGAGGCGTCGCGTGCGGTTCCGAACGGTTGGCTACTCTGCCCCGAGTAG
- a CDS encoding cation:proton antiporter, whose amino-acid sequence MTLDPLYISGVLALGIAAQWLAWRLKLPAIVLLLVFGFALGASGVRPPSDDIIFPFVSLAVGVILFEGGLSLQFRELKETGHVVTRLVTVGLLVTWLATAVAAHWLIGFGWKMSGLLGALLTVSGPTVILPLIRQVRPEKRIGSVIKWEGIVNDPIGAVLAALAFEYIAHGDTVAESAQGLVMTAVVGIVLGVLAATIVIQLHSRFLVPDYLQNAAILSLVVLVFAVSNEIQHESGLVTVTVMGLLLANQPWVRIHHVLEFKENLRVLLLSVLFIVLSSRVEISAAQLAEFGLGGAAFIVAIIVLIRPAAVLLATAGTDLTRNERLLLGWIHPRGIVAAAVASLLATELAKKEEFAGDAEMLVLATFLVIVGTVVVYGLTLGPVARRLGLSREDPQGVLFAGAAPMVREIASALKSEGFQTLLVDTNMENIAAARMAGLPVYYGSIGSERVHNEADLGGIGRMLAMTPNDEINSIAAMEFAERLGSANAYQLAQHESRERHQRVPHHRRGRTLFREGITYDVLADRFEKGHIIKKSTLTEDYTIEDFRAKYPNALILFTVPEKGRLRVAVVGHKLDPRPGKKLVALVEEVEGSGVDLRDTAEKSAALSVKPDDQSVV is encoded by the coding sequence ATGACTCTCGACCCGCTGTACATCTCCGGCGTGCTAGCACTCGGCATTGCCGCCCAATGGCTCGCGTGGCGACTCAAGCTGCCCGCGATCGTGCTGCTGCTGGTGTTCGGTTTCGCGTTGGGGGCTTCGGGCGTGCGTCCGCCGAGCGACGACATCATCTTCCCGTTTGTCTCACTGGCGGTGGGGGTGATCCTATTTGAGGGCGGCCTGAGCCTGCAGTTCCGCGAGCTGAAAGAGACCGGCCATGTGGTGACCCGGCTGGTTACGGTCGGACTGCTGGTGACCTGGCTCGCCACCGCGGTCGCCGCCCACTGGCTAATCGGCTTCGGGTGGAAAATGTCGGGGCTGTTGGGGGCGTTGCTCACGGTAAGCGGCCCCACCGTGATCCTGCCGCTAATACGCCAAGTCCGGCCCGAGAAGCGTATCGGCTCGGTGATCAAGTGGGAGGGGATCGTCAACGACCCGATCGGCGCCGTGCTCGCGGCGCTCGCGTTCGAGTACATCGCCCACGGCGACACCGTGGCCGAGTCGGCCCAGGGCCTGGTGATGACGGCGGTGGTCGGAATCGTGCTGGGCGTCCTCGCGGCGACCATTGTGATCCAGCTCCACAGCCGCTTCCTGGTGCCCGACTACCTGCAGAACGCGGCCATCCTCAGCCTGGTAGTGTTGGTGTTTGCGGTTAGCAACGAAATCCAACACGAGTCGGGCCTGGTGACCGTCACGGTGATGGGCCTGCTGCTGGCCAACCAGCCCTGGGTGAGAATCCACCACGTGCTGGAGTTCAAAGAAAACCTGCGGGTGCTGCTATTATCGGTGCTGTTCATTGTGCTGTCGTCACGGGTTGAAATCAGCGCCGCTCAGCTCGCGGAGTTCGGCCTTGGCGGCGCAGCGTTCATCGTGGCGATCATCGTGCTTATCCGCCCCGCCGCGGTGCTGCTCGCCACCGCCGGCACCGACCTAACCCGCAACGAGCGACTGCTGCTCGGCTGGATTCACCCTCGCGGGATCGTAGCGGCGGCGGTCGCCTCGCTGCTCGCAACCGAGCTTGCGAAGAAAGAGGAATTCGCCGGCGATGCCGAGATGCTGGTGCTCGCCACCTTCTTGGTGATTGTCGGCACCGTGGTAGTTTACGGGCTGACCCTCGGGCCGGTCGCACGCCGGCTCGGCCTGTCGCGTGAAGACCCGCAGGGCGTGCTGTTCGCCGGGGCCGCGCCGATGGTTCGGGAGATCGCCTCTGCTTTGAAGAGCGAAGGATTCCAGACGCTGTTGGTCGACACCAACATGGAGAACATCGCCGCCGCCCGCATGGCCGGCTTGCCGGTGTACTACGGCAGCATCGGCAGCGAGCGGGTGCACAACGAGGCCGACCTCGGCGGCATCGGCAGGATGCTGGCGATGACGCCGAACGACGAGATCAACTCGATCGCCGCGATGGAGTTCGCCGAGCGGCTCGGCAGCGCCAACGCCTATCAGCTCGCCCAGCACGAGTCGCGGGAACGCCACCAGCGAGTCCCCCACCACCGCCGCGGCCGGACCCTCTTCCGCGAGGGCATCACCTACGACGTGCTCGCCGACCGCTTCGAGAAGGGGCATATCATCAAGAAAAGCACCCTCACCGAGGACTACACGATCGAGGACTTCCGCGCGAAGTACCCCAACGCGCTGATCCTGTTCACCGTGCCGGAGAAGGGCCGCCTGCGGGTGGCGGTCGTGGGCCACAAGCTCGACCCACGCCCCGGCAAGAAGCTCGTGGCGCTGGTCGAGGAGGTCGAGGGCTCGGGCGTGGACCTCCGTGACACGGCGGAGAAGTCGGCAGCCCTCAGCGTCAAGCCCGACGACCAGAGCGTCGTCTAG
- a CDS encoding rhamnogalacturonan acetylesterase — MQRAVWRAVISLILVLISRTPASAERDLPTIYVAGDSTAANGAEGARGWGRHLSKFFDAEQVRVENRARGGRSSRTFVTEGLWGQIRADLQPGDVVLIQFGHNDGGRVNDPKRARGSLPGLDDETQEIDNQQTGLHEVVHTFGWYLRRMIAETRAAGATPVLLSLTVRNVWRDGRVERGSGRYGGWTRQVAEAENAAFIDLTALGADHYDRIGEDEVAELFPRDHTHTGDDGATLNARLVVEGFKGLREERWRPWLSIEGRRVPRAAPKYVRFPRVGRGQTPEETARFLNTPQRTDDSLPTLWLIGDSTVRTGRGRGEGGQFGWGDPLEAYFAPAKINLVNRAMGGTGARTFRSGGFWQPVLDQLRPGDVVLMQFGHNDNGDRGALRGVGEETEERTDEDGATETVESFGSYLRRFVDEIRGKQATPILCSLIPRKAWDGDSIRRSDNGHAAWARQVAEGRGVAFIDLYERIAQRYDAKGPEEVDKMFADRGTHTSYAGAVLNARCVAEGLRDLPENPLDDFMLDAPLGDASSARQ; from the coding sequence ATGCAACGAGCCGTCTGGCGCGCCGTAATCTCGTTGATCCTCGTCCTGATCTCTCGCACCCCGGCCTCGGCGGAGCGGGACTTGCCCACCATCTACGTCGCCGGCGACTCGACCGCCGCCAACGGCGCCGAGGGCGCCCGCGGCTGGGGGCGACACCTCTCCAAGTTCTTTGACGCCGAGCAGGTCAGGGTAGAAAACCGCGCCCGCGGCGGACGCAGCAGCCGGACGTTCGTCACCGAAGGACTGTGGGGACAGATCCGCGCCGACCTGCAGCCCGGCGATGTGGTGTTGATCCAGTTCGGCCACAACGACGGCGGACGCGTCAACGACCCCAAACGGGCCCGCGGCTCGCTGCCGGGTCTCGACGACGAAACGCAGGAAATCGACAACCAGCAAACCGGTCTGCACGAGGTGGTCCACACCTTTGGCTGGTACCTCCGCAGGATGATCGCCGAGACCCGCGCGGCGGGCGCGACGCCGGTGCTGCTGTCGCTGACCGTACGCAATGTCTGGCGTGACGGTCGCGTCGAGCGGGGGTCGGGCAGGTACGGCGGATGGACCCGGCAGGTCGCCGAGGCCGAGAACGCAGCGTTCATCGATCTCACCGCCCTTGGCGCCGACCACTACGATCGGATCGGCGAGGACGAGGTCGCCGAGCTGTTCCCCCGCGACCACACGCACACTGGCGACGATGGCGCCACACTCAACGCGCGACTGGTGGTCGAAGGCTTCAAGGGTCTGCGGGAGGAAAGGTGGCGCCCTTGGCTGTCGATTGAAGGTCGCCGCGTCCCGCGGGCGGCGCCAAAGTACGTGCGGTTCCCACGCGTCGGCCGGGGCCAGACGCCCGAGGAAACCGCGCGGTTCCTGAACACGCCGCAGCGTACCGACGACTCCCTGCCAACGCTGTGGCTGATCGGCGACTCGACCGTACGGACCGGCCGCGGCCGTGGCGAAGGGGGCCAGTTCGGCTGGGGGGATCCCCTCGAGGCGTACTTCGCCCCCGCCAAGATCAACCTTGTGAACCGCGCGATGGGGGGCACTGGCGCCCGGACTTTCCGCAGCGGCGGCTTCTGGCAGCCGGTCCTCGACCAGCTGCGACCGGGCGATGTGGTGCTGATGCAGTTCGGGCACAACGATAACGGCGACCGCGGCGCCCTCCGGGGAGTTGGCGAAGAGACCGAAGAGCGGACCGATGAGGATGGAGCCACGGAAACCGTCGAGTCGTTTGGTTCTTACCTGCGTCGCTTTGTCGACGAGATCCGTGGCAAGCAGGCGACGCCGATTCTGTGTTCCTTGATCCCGCGGAAGGCGTGGGACGGCGATTCCATCCGCCGCTCCGACAACGGCCACGCCGCCTGGGCGCGGCAGGTCGCCGAGGGCCGCGGGGTCGCGTTCATCGACCTCTACGAGCGAATCGCCCAGCGGTACGACGCCAAGGGACCCGAGGAGGTCGATAAAATGTTCGCCGACCGCGGCACGCACACCTCCTACGCCGGGGCGGTGCTCAATGCCCGCTGCGTCGCCGAGGGTTTGCGGGACCTGCCGGAGAACCCGCTGGACGACTTCATGCTGGATGCCCCGCTCGGCGACGCATCGAGCGCCAGGCAATAG
- a CDS encoding alkaline phosphatase has product MLRIIPLLGLAIGLLNVPAYASADWVQDLQSNAVKSKQCPAVHWGPDPGRYSSWTSHSNRLIPVYTFGTKGAGLGIDLDSYTGEKSPYRDATRLSRLYRTDTRLSVCENADYMDQTNIYDLQRAAVEAGKKHVIVVVFDGMDWQTTYAAAIHNLQEVAYREGRGRGTHFQEYQANDTTQFGWMVTSPARDGVQVDVNRQVVKNPNSGLAGGYNPLLAGAYPWSVCREPEYLIAKSADTAARHAYTDSAGSATSMFCGVKSYNAAIGVSVDGYPEPSVAHLAQADGYRVGVVTSVPISHATPAAAYANNVNRGDYQDLSRDLLGRPSAMHPEHPVPGVDVLIGGGHGVEVLADSAQGDNFVPGNKYLALADLKAVDVENGGQYVVSQRREGVLGNSALAEAAHQAAHDGKRLLGFYGVTSENSKDDGHLPFASANGGYDPAPGVDGNRPNYSQADISENPTLAEMASAALTVLGAGDHPFWLMVESGDVDWANHNNNLDASIGAVNSGDDAVRVITDWVEKNSNWEETVLIVTADHGHYLVIDDPELLIEPAAADK; this is encoded by the coding sequence ATGCTGCGTATCATCCCCCTCCTCGGGCTCGCCATCGGGCTGCTCAATGTTCCGGCTTACGCGTCGGCCGACTGGGTTCAAGACCTGCAGTCCAACGCGGTCAAATCCAAGCAGTGTCCCGCTGTCCACTGGGGCCCCGACCCAGGGCGCTACAGCAGCTGGACCTCTCACTCCAATCGGCTGATTCCCGTCTACACGTTCGGCACCAAGGGCGCTGGTCTGGGTATCGACCTGGATAGCTACACCGGCGAGAAGAGCCCTTACCGCGACGCCACGCGGCTGAGCCGGCTTTACCGCACCGACACGCGGCTATCAGTCTGCGAGAACGCCGACTACATGGACCAGACCAATATCTACGACCTGCAGCGGGCCGCGGTCGAAGCCGGCAAGAAGCACGTTATTGTCGTCGTGTTTGACGGCATGGACTGGCAAACGACCTACGCCGCCGCCATCCACAACCTGCAGGAAGTCGCCTACCGGGAGGGGCGGGGTCGCGGCACGCACTTCCAGGAGTACCAAGCCAACGACACCACTCAGTTCGGGTGGATGGTCACCAGCCCCGCCCGCGACGGCGTGCAGGTGGACGTCAATCGGCAGGTCGTGAAGAACCCCAACTCCGGGCTCGCCGGCGGCTACAACCCGCTGTTGGCTGGGGCGTACCCTTGGTCGGTCTGCCGTGAGCCGGAGTACCTGATCGCCAAATCGGCGGACACGGCCGCCCGGCACGCCTACACCGATTCGGCGGGTTCCGCCACCAGCATGTTCTGCGGGGTAAAGAGCTACAACGCCGCGATCGGCGTCAGCGTCGACGGTTACCCGGAACCCTCGGTGGCCCACCTCGCGCAGGCCGACGGCTACCGGGTCGGGGTCGTGACCAGCGTGCCGATCAGCCACGCCACCCCCGCGGCCGCCTACGCCAACAACGTCAACCGCGGCGACTATCAGGACCTCTCTCGCGACCTGCTCGGCAGACCCTCGGCGATGCACCCCGAGCACCCAGTGCCCGGTGTCGACGTGCTGATCGGCGGTGGGCACGGCGTCGAGGTGCTAGCCGACTCGGCCCAGGGCGACAACTTTGTGCCCGGCAACAAGTACCTGGCGCTCGCCGACCTGAAGGCCGTGGACGTCGAGAACGGTGGACAGTACGTGGTGTCGCAGCGGCGCGAGGGCGTGCTCGGCAACAGCGCCCTGGCCGAGGCCGCCCACCAGGCCGCCCACGACGGCAAGCGTCTGCTCGGCTTCTACGGGGTGACCAGCGAGAACTCCAAGGACGACGGCCACCTGCCGTTCGCTTCAGCCAACGGCGGCTACGACCCGGCGCCGGGCGTCGACGGCAACCGCCCGAACTACTCGCAGGCCGATATCTCAGAGAACCCGACTCTGGCCGAGATGGCCTCGGCTGCGCTCACCGTGCTCGGCGCAGGCGACCACCCGTTCTGGCTGATGGTCGAGTCGGGCGACGTCGACTGGGCGAACCACAACAACAACCTCGACGCGTCGATCGGCGCCGTCAACAGCGGCGACGACGCCGTCCGGGTGATCACCGATTGGGTCGAGAAGAACAGCAACTGGGAAGAGACCGTGCTCATCGTCACCGCCGACCACGGGCACTACCTCGTGATCGACGACCCGGAGCTGCTGATCGAACCAGCCGCGGCCGACAAGTAG
- a CDS encoding glycoside hydrolase family 25 protein gives MPRLPMFRDAPLRLFVPGLLIVCQVLVAAGEATAQSRALGLDVSAWQGNISTSSWNTLHNVNDRDFVFIRSTRGGTTGYYNQNDPNNNLGGNTLSQRYDDPYFAQNITRATNAGMLAGSYHFARPDIVANTGADEADHMLQMAGAWMRPGYLLPVLDLEAGVSDRSNNDMAQFAVDFSNRIHEVTGLRPMIYTSGNYANYLQGASSALQDEVVETLPYLWSARWPNQSNPDAIPIQTGHPKDSYSPIYGPWDDSPNPTHPWSFWQYASTGRLSGYNNGNSNLDLNVAQGGVEFLKDHLAPALWTGGDSGEWTDLANWNSGQTPTAPVSVRGQAARVGTLTLPEVRLPGADDTVLLDVADAAVTVTLSSGAHSVRRLIAREPLNLADGSLTIGVVPSNDSPAASLVVGAPVAVAGGELSAHTIEVESQQQLSVVGDLTFASLQLASSTSAPPASLAIEGDIVLSPLADGEAVIESFGGLSHPGVIDPGGSAYHWQVTDGAAETDVRIRAAIATGSFIKTGDGTLSLEGTTGYSGDLDVRSGGLRLDGLLLGNQAEVSLATGSLLTLNQPASADAIGRLTIDGVPMGVGEYGAIGSGALFESALLAGPGRLLVTEVALAGDYNADGVVDAADYAAWRQAATTGAVLPNETTTPGQVTSEDYDAWRANFGATLTSAGAASAIPSPAGSALVAALGCAASGTRRRRPR, from the coding sequence ATGCCACGCCTCCCGATGTTCCGCGATGCCCCGCTCCGCCTCTTCGTGCCGGGGTTGCTGATTGTCTGCCAGGTCCTCGTGGCCGCCGGTGAAGCGACCGCCCAAAGCCGCGCGCTCGGTCTCGACGTCAGCGCCTGGCAGGGCAATATCTCGACCAGCTCGTGGAATACGCTGCACAACGTCAACGACCGCGACTTCGTTTTCATCCGCTCGACGCGTGGCGGCACCACCGGCTACTACAACCAGAACGACCCCAACAACAACCTGGGAGGCAACACGCTCTCCCAGCGATACGACGACCCCTACTTCGCGCAGAACATCACCCGTGCGACCAACGCCGGCATGCTGGCGGGCTCCTATCACTTCGCGCGTCCTGACATCGTCGCCAATACGGGCGCCGACGAGGCGGACCACATGCTCCAGATGGCCGGAGCTTGGATGCGTCCCGGGTACCTGCTGCCGGTGCTCGACCTGGAAGCAGGAGTCAGCGACCGATCGAACAATGACATGGCTCAGTTCGCCGTCGACTTTTCCAACCGGATCCACGAAGTCACGGGCCTGAGACCGATGATCTACACTTCGGGGAACTACGCCAATTACTTGCAAGGGGCGTCGTCGGCATTGCAGGACGAAGTGGTAGAAACACTGCCGTACCTCTGGTCGGCGCGTTGGCCAAACCAAAGCAACCCCGACGCTATCCCGATCCAGACCGGCCACCCCAAGGACTCGTACTCGCCGATCTACGGGCCGTGGGACGACAGCCCTAATCCGACGCACCCATGGAGCTTCTGGCAGTACGCCAGCACGGGGCGTCTGAGCGGCTACAACAACGGCAACAGCAATCTCGACCTGAATGTCGCCCAGGGCGGCGTCGAGTTCCTCAAAGACCACCTCGCGCCCGCGCTGTGGACCGGCGGCGACTCCGGCGAGTGGACCGACCTGGCGAACTGGAACAGCGGCCAAACTCCAACGGCGCCGGTGTCGGTTCGGGGGCAGGCCGCCCGTGTCGGAACGCTGACCCTGCCCGAGGTGCGGCTGCCTGGCGCCGACGACACCGTGCTGCTCGACGTCGCCGACGCAGCGGTGACCGTCACCCTGTCGAGCGGCGCCCACTCGGTGCGACGACTGATCGCTCGCGAACCGCTCAACCTGGCTGACGGTTCGCTCACCATCGGCGTGGTCCCGTCGAACGACTCGCCGGCCGCGAGCCTGGTTGTCGGCGCGCCGGTTGCGGTCGCCGGCGGCGAGCTTTCGGCGCACACGATTGAAGTTGAATCGCAACAACAGCTCTCCGTCGTGGGCGACCTCACGTTCGCCTCGCTGCAACTGGCGAGCTCCACCTCGGCGCCCCCGGCCTCGCTGGCCATTGAGGGCGACATCGTGCTCTCGCCGCTCGCCGACGGGGAGGCGGTGATTGAATCTTTCGGCGGGCTCTCGCACCCGGGCGTCATCGACCCGGGCGGCTCGGCCTACCACTGGCAGGTCACCGACGGGGCCGCCGAGACCGACGTCCGGATCCGCGCGGCGATCGCCACCGGCTCGTTCATCAAGACCGGCGACGGCACGCTTTCGCTCGAGGGTACGACCGGATACTCCGGCGACCTCGACGTCCGCTCTGGCGGGCTCCGCCTGGACGGGCTGCTGCTTGGCAATCAGGCCGAGGTCAGCCTGGCGACCGGCTCGCTGCTCACCCTGAACCAACCCGCGTCGGCGGACGCCATCGGGCGGCTCACAATCGACGGCGTGCCGATGGGCGTCGGCGAGTACGGCGCAATCGGGTCGGGCGCGCTGTTCGAGTCTGCCCTGCTGGCCGGCCCCGGCCGCCTGCTCGTGACCGAGGTTGCGCTGGCCGGCGACTACAACGCCGACGGCGTCGTCGATGCGGCCGACTACGCGGCGTGGCGCCAGGCGGCGACCACCGGCGCGGTGCTCCCCAACGAAACCACGACCCCCGGTCAGGTCACGTCCGAGGACTACGACGCCTGGCGAGCCAACTTCGGCGCGACGCTCACGTCCGCAGGCGCCGCCTCAGCGATCCCCTCGCCAGCCGGTTCGGCGTTGGTCGCCGCTTTGGGCTGTGCCGCGTCAGGAACACGCCGGCGGCGGCCCCGCTGA